The Desulfuromonas versatilis genome has a segment encoding these proteins:
- a CDS encoding succinate dehydrogenase/fumarate reductase iron-sulfur subunit, whose amino-acid sequence MNLTLHVWRQKDANDKGRLEVYQAKNVSADSSFLEMLDEVNEELIKEGKDPIAFDHDCREGICGMCSQVINGRAHGPQEKTTVCQLHMRQFKDGDDVFIEPWRARAFPIIKDLVVDRAALDKIIQAGGYTSAKTGGVPDGNALLIPKGDADYAMDAAECIGCGACVAGCPNSSAMLFTSAKVAQLAIQPQGKPEAARRVRSMTEEAKACGMGNCTNHYECQASCPKDINVKFIAKLNREYLKAMLPGNNK is encoded by the coding sequence ATGAATCTGACACTGCATGTATGGCGTCAGAAGGACGCCAACGACAAGGGCCGGCTCGAGGTGTACCAGGCCAAGAACGTCAGCGCCGACAGCTCGTTTCTGGAGATGCTCGACGAGGTCAACGAAGAGCTGATCAAAGAGGGCAAGGACCCCATCGCCTTCGACCACGACTGCCGCGAGGGGATCTGCGGGATGTGCTCGCAGGTGATCAACGGCCGCGCCCACGGCCCGCAGGAGAAGACCACGGTGTGCCAGCTGCACATGCGCCAGTTCAAGGACGGCGACGACGTGTTCATCGAGCCCTGGCGGGCGCGGGCTTTCCCGATCATCAAGGACCTGGTGGTCGACCGCGCCGCGCTGGACAAGATCATCCAGGCCGGCGGCTACACCTCGGCCAAGACCGGCGGGGTTCCCGACGGCAACGCGCTGCTGATCCCCAAGGGGGACGCCGACTACGCCATGGACGCCGCCGAGTGCATCGGCTGCGGGGCGTGCGTGGCGGGCTGCCCGAACAGCTCGGCGATGCTCTTCACCAGCGCCAAGGTCGCGCAGCTGGCGATCCAGCCCCAGGGCAAGCCCGAGGCGGCGCGGCGGGTGCGTTCGATGACCGAAGAGGCCAAGGCCTGCGGTATGGGCAACTGCACCAACCACTACGAGTGCCAGGCGAGCTGCCCGAAGGACATCAACGTCAAGTTCATCGCCAAGCTCAACCGCGAGTACCTCAAGGCGATGCTGCCGGGCAACAACAAGTAA
- a CDS encoding radical SAM protein, whose amino-acid sequence MRLLEPTCKRHPKIKTLLKLTDTWVDSWRNTVATRIPQVIKPEPRSLFVAITAQCNLRCKGCHYGRGFMAGEQLELPVVRELLNDAKARGFEKVRLYGGEPLLHKDLAKMVEHATGLGLNIWVTTNGLLLRERADELFAAGLRKVSIGFYGAGAEYDDYVQRPGSFARLEAGLAWVRERYGSQLPICLDWVLMRPTSRPESLRETLAFVERHDTPLCVNLIHYSLPYFSMGVDRELQFAAEDRGAIEWVVEQLAAMKARRPDLITQPRAVLNSIPDWLVKGPQMRVPCDSHRLVWVGADGTVQMCYVTFKLGNLHEKRLGQMLFGPEHMTAARSAFALQCPNCHCGYDNRTLGFRPTRRLYSGR is encoded by the coding sequence GTGAGACTGCTTGAACCAACCTGCAAAAGGCACCCTAAAATCAAGACCCTGCTCAAGCTGACCGACACCTGGGTCGACAGCTGGCGAAATACGGTGGCCACCAGGATTCCCCAGGTCATCAAGCCGGAGCCCAGGTCGCTTTTCGTCGCCATCACCGCCCAATGCAATTTGCGTTGCAAGGGGTGCCATTACGGTCGCGGCTTCATGGCGGGGGAGCAGCTGGAATTGCCGGTGGTCCGCGAGCTGTTGAATGACGCCAAGGCCCGGGGTTTCGAAAAGGTTCGCCTCTATGGAGGGGAACCTTTGCTGCATAAGGACCTGGCAAAAATGGTCGAGCATGCGACAGGCCTTGGTCTTAATATCTGGGTAACCACCAACGGCTTGCTGCTGAGAGAGCGGGCCGATGAGCTGTTCGCCGCCGGGCTGCGAAAGGTCTCGATCGGTTTTTATGGAGCCGGTGCGGAGTATGACGATTATGTTCAGCGGCCGGGGAGTTTCGCCCGCCTCGAGGCGGGCCTCGCCTGGGTGAGGGAGCGTTACGGCAGCCAGTTGCCGATCTGTCTCGATTGGGTGCTGATGCGACCGACCAGCCGCCCCGAATCGCTGCGCGAGACCCTCGCTTTTGTCGAGCGCCACGACACCCCCCTGTGCGTGAACCTGATTCATTACTCGCTGCCCTATTTTTCCATGGGGGTGGACCGGGAGCTGCAATTCGCTGCCGAGGACCGCGGGGCCATCGAGTGGGTGGTTGAGCAATTGGCTGCGATGAAAGCCCGGCGTCCCGACCTGATCACGCAGCCCAGGGCGGTGTTGAATTCCATCCCCGATTGGTTGGTGAAGGGGCCGCAAATGCGGGTGCCCTGCGACAGTCACCGACTGGTGTGGGTGGGGGCGGATGGTACGGTGCAGATGTGCTATGTCACCTTCAAGCTGGGCAACCTGCACGAAAAGAGATTGGGGCAAATGCTCTTTGGTCCCGAACACATGACCGCGGCCCGCAGCGCATTTGCCCTCCAGTGTCCGAATTGTCATTGCGGTTATGACAACCGCACCCTGGGCTTCCGGCCCACGCGCCGCCTTTACTCGGGCAGGTAA
- a CDS encoding response regulator: MKNRSQILVVDDHLMIRDFVSETLEEEGFRVTTAASGEEALEIFRRQAFPLVITDIHMGALSGLDLLAEVKRIAPATVVIVMSSDNSTSNLETAKGAGAFEFLAKPLKDLELLCTTVTRALESLTIQPEPG; this comes from the coding sequence ATGAAGAACAGAAGCCAGATCTTGGTGGTGGACGATCACCTGATGATCCGGGATTTCGTCAGCGAAACCCTGGAGGAAGAAGGCTTCCGGGTAACTACCGCGGCCAGCGGTGAGGAAGCGCTCGAGATCTTTCGGCGGCAGGCGTTCCCCCTGGTGATCACCGATATTCACATGGGGGCCCTGAGCGGTCTCGACCTGTTGGCGGAAGTCAAACGCATCGCCCCGGCCACGGTCGTGATCGTCATGAGCAGCGACAATTCCACCTCCAACCTGGAGACGGCCAAAGGAGCCGGCGCTTTCGAGTTTCTGGCCAAACCCCTTAAGGACCTGGAACTGCTCTGCACCACGGTGACTCGGGCCTTGGAGAGCCTGACAATTCAACCGGAGCCGGGATGA
- a CDS encoding sensor histidine kinase, producing the protein MEKTKNKKLGLSIRFKIMFSLLLLVSTAVGIITFTMANLFHTDKTAYIHDLTSTMALHTTTEVEAMLGSYRERSEVFARIMLEPGLPGGQKEKLLQQLFEDFREFVAVALYRDGVEAALVYDAAALDQAGLTKEDLQAYRLSSPITADALEGLGLVENSTLAAELPTLTLVSIPAGGSDEQVVMTATVRLETLLRLARQSEVFDSFLLDSRGNYLAHSDPLQIGKPAKGEWLAQLGEDGNIKGLVRALEFAADGREMVGAFARTSGQGLLVGVQIPKTAAYLTTRELLNHLVVVSLMLLVVAALLSLVWSRRITRPLERLSQATRSIGQGNFGIQVEVRGSDEIGELASSFNRMAGELHHREQALRQAQAQLLQSEKMAAFGQLGAGIAHEVKNPLAGILGFAQLALRKAESESTLHKHLSIIEKETKRCQKIIENLMKFARRENVEFQPTDLNAVVTDAAAIVEHQLGIAKIRIERDLGSELPRFNGSGNQIQQVLMNLMLNAQQAMKGEPGEVRLTTRQLEDGALELRVSDTGPGMPKEVRDRIFEPFFTTKPSGEGTGLGLSVSYRIIEDHGGQIRVESEPGEGATFVITLPQHQAVVGEQETAMAPAAAGA; encoded by the coding sequence ATGGAAAAAACCAAGAACAAGAAATTGGGGCTGTCGATCCGGTTCAAGATCATGTTTTCTCTCTTGCTGCTGGTTTCGACGGCGGTCGGCATCATTACCTTTACCATGGCCAACCTGTTCCATACCGACAAGACGGCCTACATCCACGACCTGACCTCGACCATGGCCCTGCACACCACCACCGAGGTCGAGGCCATGCTCGGCAGTTACCGGGAGCGCTCCGAGGTCTTTGCGCGCATCATGCTTGAGCCGGGACTGCCCGGTGGCCAGAAGGAGAAGCTGCTGCAGCAGCTGTTCGAGGATTTTCGCGAGTTCGTCGCCGTGGCCCTTTACCGGGACGGCGTTGAAGCCGCCCTGGTCTATGATGCCGCGGCCCTCGACCAGGCCGGGCTGACCAAGGAAGACCTGCAGGCCTACCGGCTAAGCTCGCCGATTACCGCCGATGCGCTCGAGGGGCTGGGGCTGGTCGAAAACTCGACCCTGGCTGCTGAATTGCCGACTCTGACCCTGGTCAGTATCCCGGCGGGCGGTAGCGACGAACAGGTCGTCATGACCGCGACGGTGCGCCTCGAGACCTTGCTGCGACTCGCCCGACAATCGGAAGTCTTCGATTCTTTTCTCCTCGACAGCCGTGGCAACTACCTGGCGCACAGCGACCCGCTGCAGATCGGCAAGCCGGCTAAGGGGGAGTGGCTGGCCCAACTGGGCGAGGATGGCAACATCAAGGGCCTGGTGCGCGCCCTGGAGTTTGCTGCCGACGGCCGGGAAATGGTGGGCGCCTTTGCCCGTACCTCTGGGCAGGGGCTGCTGGTGGGGGTGCAGATTCCCAAAACCGCCGCCTACCTGACGACCAGGGAGCTGCTCAATCACCTGGTCGTGGTCTCCCTGATGCTGCTGGTGGTCGCCGCGCTGTTGAGCCTGGTCTGGTCCCGGCGGATCACCCGCCCCCTGGAGCGGCTCTCCCAGGCGACCCGGAGCATCGGCCAGGGGAATTTCGGCATTCAGGTCGAGGTCAGGGGCAGTGACGAAATCGGGGAGCTGGCCAGCTCTTTCAACCGGATGGCAGGCGAACTTCACCACCGCGAACAGGCCCTCCGGCAGGCCCAGGCGCAGCTGCTGCAATCGGAGAAAATGGCCGCCTTCGGGCAGCTGGGGGCCGGCATCGCCCACGAGGTCAAGAATCCCCTTGCCGGCATCCTCGGTTTTGCCCAGTTGGCGCTGCGCAAGGCCGAGTCGGAGTCCACCCTGCACAAGCATCTGTCCATTATTGAAAAAGAAACCAAACGCTGTCAGAAGATCATTGAAAACCTGATGAAGTTTGCCCGGCGGGAAAACGTCGAGTTCCAGCCCACGGACCTGAACGCCGTGGTGACCGATGCCGCGGCCATCGTCGAGCACCAACTCGGTATCGCCAAAATCCGTATCGAGCGGGACCTCGGCTCCGAGCTGCCGCGCTTCAACGGCAGCGGCAACCAGATCCAGCAGGTGCTGATGAATCTCATGCTCAATGCCCAGCAGGCCATGAAGGGAGAGCCCGGCGAGGTGCGGCTGACCACGCGACAGCTTGAGGACGGGGCCCTTGAACTTCGGGTCAGCGATACCGGCCCGGGGATGCCCAAGGAAGTAAGGGACAGGATCTTCGAGCCCTTCTTCACCACCAAGCCGTCGGGAGAGGGGACCGGTCTGGGCCTGTCGGTCAGCTACCGTATCATCGAGGATCACGGGGGGCAGATCCGGGTCGAAAGTGAACCCGGGGAAGGCGCGACCTTCGTCATCACCCTGCCGCAGCACCAGGCGGTCGTGGGGGAGCAGGAAACGGCAATGGCTCCAGCTGCCGCCGGGGCCTGA
- a CDS encoding FecR family protein: MKTWLVKLFEAVFVIGLVLAFFLGILALLPLLFPSGTPLREIVAPLEPASRVEGRRHLAQDRAWQTEELEPLTATLIEVYNTVKRKPADAIAWSPANRGLALYSRDAVQTLGHSRARIRFDQHSHLDLGENSLIIIREFGQVAARREKRSTLVLMDGILRGRAVAAQGELLRMDVEMPNARAVITQPAGVAQGEDAFLVTVNPDKSSTIAVYQGKAEVSAQGKTVQVAENQSTTVAPDQAPEPPRPLPASPQSLAPEDGRSFAFRQLSPKVRFDWSMVPQADRYRLEVARDPGFKDVAVNEILSQPGFVHGNLRQGTYYWRVSGINGPAEGRPGPARRFALVRDAEPPLLQVEFPPAVVHGEDCTLRGVTAPGTRIFIGDQAVVPDAAGRFDHQLKLRRGLNVLVVEAVDATGNVSYQTGKVNGKF, encoded by the coding sequence TTGAAAACGTGGCTGGTAAAGCTGTTCGAGGCGGTTTTCGTCATCGGCCTGGTCCTGGCGTTCTTCCTGGGGATCCTGGCCCTGCTGCCGCTGCTGTTTCCCAGCGGTACCCCGCTCAGGGAAATCGTCGCCCCCCTCGAACCGGCCAGCCGGGTGGAGGGGCGCCGGCACCTCGCCCAGGACCGTGCCTGGCAGACCGAGGAGCTGGAGCCACTGACCGCGACCCTGATCGAGGTGTACAACACGGTCAAGCGCAAGCCGGCTGACGCCATCGCCTGGTCCCCCGCGAACAGGGGACTGGCTCTCTACAGCCGCGACGCCGTGCAGACCCTGGGTCACTCGCGGGCGCGCATCCGTTTCGATCAGCACAGCCATCTCGATCTGGGGGAGAACTCGCTGATCATCATTCGCGAGTTCGGTCAGGTGGCTGCCCGGCGGGAAAAACGCTCGACCCTGGTTCTCATGGACGGGATCCTGCGCGGCCGGGCCGTGGCCGCCCAAGGTGAGCTGCTGCGCATGGACGTGGAGATGCCCAACGCCCGGGCGGTCATCACCCAGCCGGCGGGCGTGGCGCAGGGCGAGGACGCCTTTCTGGTCACGGTCAATCCGGACAAGTCCTCCACCATCGCCGTCTACCAGGGCAAGGCCGAGGTCAGCGCCCAGGGCAAGACGGTACAGGTGGCCGAGAACCAGTCGACCACTGTCGCCCCCGACCAGGCCCCCGAACCGCCCCGGCCTCTGCCCGCTTCGCCGCAATCCCTGGCGCCCGAGGATGGCCGCAGTTTCGCCTTCCGCCAGCTGTCGCCCAAGGTTCGCTTCGACTGGTCGATGGTGCCCCAGGCCGATCGCTACCGGCTTGAGGTGGCCCGCGATCCCGGATTCAAGGATGTCGCCGTTAACGAAATCCTCTCCCAGCCGGGCTTCGTGCATGGCAACCTGCGGCAGGGCACCTATTACTGGCGAGTCAGCGGCATCAACGGCCCCGCCGAAGGCCGCCCCGGGCCGGCCCGCCGCTTTGCCCTGGTTCGGGATGCCGAGCCGCCGCTGCTGCAGGTGGAATTCCCCCCCGCGGTGGTCCATGGGGAGGATTGCACCTTGCGCGGGGTCACGGCACCGGGGACGCGGATCTTCATCGGTGACCAGGCGGTTGTTCCCGATGCCGCAGGCCGCTTCGACCATCAGCTCAAACTGCGGCGCGGGCTCAACGTGCTGGTGGTCGAAGCCGTGGACGCCACCGGCAACGTGAGCTACCAGACCGGCAAGGTCAACGGCAAGTTCTGA